Proteins encoded within one genomic window of Elaeis guineensis isolate ETL-2024a unplaced genomic scaffold, EG11 Super_Scaffold_1000061, whole genome shotgun sequence:
- the LOC140854546 gene encoding uncharacterized protein gives MFVSAEWQESRYARVGTDGSHVENLVTSQSFWQQTEKIVKAIKPLYEVLRTVDSERYPQMGFLYYMMERTKKQISENDPQHAQEFINIIEHRWDYQMGRDLHLAAYYLNPRFQYTISEIDMDSELLAAIRNVIYKMVSDPEIASLSARDETV, from the exons atgtttgtcagtgccgagtggcaggagagcagatatgcgagggtcggcactgatggaagtcatgtggagaacttggtgacgagtcagtcattttggcagcagactgagaagatagtgaaggctatcaagcctttatatgaggtgcttcgcactgtggacagcgagagatacccccagatgggcttcctatattacatgatggagaggacaaagaaacagatcagtgagaatgatccccagcatgctcaagaattcattaacattattgagcaccgttgggactatcagatgggcagagatttgcatctagctg cttattacttgaatccgagatttcagtatactatttcggagatagatatggatagcgagcttcttgctgctattcgcaatgtcatatataagatggtgtccgatccagaaatcgcgtcgttgtctgcaagag acgaaacagtttag